gaggcggaggttgcggtgagctgaggtcgtgccactgcgctccagcctgagtgacgagagtgaaactccatctcaaaaaaatttaaaaaaataaagaaaagagaaaacagtagCCACATCAATGCCTGGTAAGTGCTCAGTACCTGGTAAGTGCTCAGTCAGGTGTGAGGCTGAGCCCCGGCCCCTCCACCATCGAGACTGTGgctccccaggcctggcccatgTCACTGGGCTGCCCTAAGCACAGCGTGGACGTTCCCGGCTGCTGCACAGGCAGGTGCGGTGGGAGCAGAGGCAGGTGTGGGGCGTGCCGGTGCCCGGTACCAGGGGCTGGTGGCCCCTCTCCCTGTGTGGCACCTGCTGCTGTCCAGAACGGGCACAGAGGCTGTGACAGGCTCCCATAGAGTGAAGCGGCTCAGGGGTGACTGCCTGCCTGGTGCACAGGGAGCTCTCTGTGTTCGTTGGTGGCGCTCCTACCACGGGCCCGCAGGTCTCACTCCCCCAAATTCCATCAGCCCATTCCCTATACCGCTCCAAGGTCCCAGCTGGGCTGGGAGCAAGGTTGGAAGGGTCTTGTGTGGGGATTTAGATTTACATGGAAGGAGGCCTGCTAGGAGGGGCGGCCTGGGGAGGGGCGGcctggggaggggcggggcacAGCCTGTTCTCAGCCTTCAGAATGAGCAAAAATCCCAGAGCACACTGGGACTCAGGGAGCTGCAAGGGGTCCCAGAAGGCCGGTCAAGGCGCTGGCATCCCCCGTCCCCAGGACCCGGTTAAGAACTTAGTCTATGACCCAGACAGACCTGAGTTCCCAGGTTCAAACCCCAGTCTCAGGACACTTCCTGGGACAGAGGGGCAGAGACAGCCTGGGGAGTGTGGTGCAGGGGGGAATCCTGCAGACTTTGCTGAAGGCCCAGGCTAGCCTTCTTGAAAATGGAGCATGGGATCTGGGTTTTGTAGCATGAGTAGGAGTTTGGTGGAGCCTCCAGAAGAATGGAACTCCAGGCAGAGCCTGCTGTGTAGGCTGAGGCCTTGAGGTGATCGATGTCATGATGAGCTAGGGTGTGTTCATTTGTCAGGGGGCAGCCAGGGGATGGAACGGGCAGAAGAAAAGGCTGGAATGTTGGAGGCTAAGATCAGAGCTTCAGCAGGTGGAGTCCTGGTGGCGAGTTCTGCACAGGGAGTGTTTGAAGCGAGTCTTGGTCACATGAGTGAGGCCCAGGCATCCAAGGAGAGGCTGTGTGATTACCAtcaaggatttttattttatttatttatttatttatatatttttttgagacagagtgtcgctcttgttacccaggctggagtgcaatgccacgatctcggctcaccgcaacctccgcctcctgggttcaagcaattctcctgcctcagcctcctgagtagctgggattacaggcacgcgccaccatgcccagctaattttttgtatttttagtagagacggggtttcaccacgttgaccaggatggtctcgatctctcgacctcgtgatccacccgcctcggcctcccaaagtgctgggattacaggcttgagccaccgcgcccgaccttatttatttttttgagacggagtctcactgtgtcacccagcaggctggagtccaatggcgcgatctcggctcaccgcaacctccgcctcctgggttcaggcaattctcctgcctcagcctcccgagtagctgggattacaggcacgcgccaccacgcccagctaacgttttgtatttttagtagagacagggtttcaccatgttgaccaggatggtcttgatctcttgacctcgtgatccacccgcctcggcctcccaaagtgctgggattacaggcgtgagccaccgcacccggcctaacttttgtatttttatagggatggggtttctccatgttgaccgggctggtcttaaactcctgacctcaggtgatccacctgctttggcctcccaaagtgctgggatgacaggcgtgagcccctcTTAAGTGTGCCCAAGCCCTGGCTCAGAGCCTACTCTTATTACTCCTACTCTGTgtacagtttgttttcttttgaggctgtgtcttgctctgtcgcccaggctggagtgcggtggcgcgatcacagctcactgcagcctcggcctcccagggttcaagtgatcctcccccttcagcctttCGAGTGGCTGGGACcccaggtgcgtgccaccatgcccggctaatttttcgatttttagtagagatgggatctcgctgtgtggcccatgctggtctcaaagtcctgagctcaagggaccctcctgcctcagcctccgaaagcactgggattacaggtgtgccccgcCGCACCCGGCCTGATGATGTCCAGGTCCGACACACCTTGAGCTGGCTCTCCAGCCCACACCCGCACGGGGATTAGAGGGCAGAGGTGGCCACAGACAGTGGCAGAGCAGAGCCTGCGGGACTCACTTTGATTTCAAGGACACAGAAGCACTGGATGAGACCCGAGGCCGCCCAGTGCAGGCAGCCGTGACTCCGTGCCCCCAGCGTGACCACTCTgagatggggctggggctgcccttGACCTGCTGGGAGTGTCTTGGGCCCAGCAGGGGTGctgaggctgggggctgggtCAGGCGCCATCTTTTAAACACCCTCAGGTCTCTGGGCTCCTCCCCCCAGCAGCACCTCAGGACACCAGCCCGGGACCCATCTACTTCTTGGACCCCAAAGTCACACGCTTTGGACGCAGCTGCACCCCTGCCTACTCCATGCAGGGCCGCGGGAAGTCTCGGGGTGAGTACTGGACCCACGCAGCCACACAGGGACCCCTCCAAGGCCTCAGCGACGCTCCCGCCCTGGGCTCCCTCTCCCTCTTATCCTCGGAGTCCTTAGAGTGCCAGTGTCTTTGGAGTGATCAAATCCAAAGGCCCCGGAGGAGGGGCCGCCACGCCAGTGCCCACAGGGGCTGGGAGACCTGGGTGAGGGAAATGAGTCAGCGTCACAGAGGCCCTGGGCACACACCCACCCCAGGGCAGCTGGCCTTGCTGTCAGAAGGTGAGAGGTGAACGGGGACTGTGGCAAATCGCCAACGTCCTTCACGGGCACCCGACAGCCTGCCCGAGCACCTGACACAGCTGCCTGACTGCATTCTTTcccccacctgcccacccacccagccatccatccatccactcatccatctactCACCTAGGATGCACCCACTATCCGTCTATCCaccatccatgtatccatccacctgctcacccacccacctacctgtCCAACCagtcatccatccacccacccagcatccacctacccatccacccacccatccagccactcacccacccacttaCCCAACCATCTCTCCACCCGTCCATCcactccacccacccatctaccatccatctacccacccagcCACCCACTATCTATCCAcacacctacccatccatccacccacccatccatctatccaccatcCATGTACCCATccacctgcccacccacccacctatccacctGTCCAACCAGttgtccatccacccacccagcaTCCACCCACCCAACTAACCATCTCCCTACCCGTCCATTCACTCCACCCACCTATCTACCATCCATCtgcccacccatctacccacccatccatctctCTACCCagccatccactcatccatctgcCCACCTAccatctacccattcatccatctatccacacacccacccattcatccacttgcccatccatccacccatctacccgcTTGTCCACCCACCCAGCCCTCCATTCAtcccccatccacccacccatccatctacccatccacccaccgacccatccacctatctatccatccttccacatccatccatccatccatccatccatccattcacggATCACAAACCAGTCACTCCTCACTCAGCCGCTCGCCTCCTACCTATCCTGTTAACCCATCAGCTCAGTCAACCGCTGAGGAGTTGGAGTAGATTTGACTTTACTTTTTCCAAGATCCCAGTCTGGTGGGGCGGTTAGAGGCAGATGCAGACCATCCCACCTCTGTGCTGACACCTGGAGAGGGGACAGCCCAGGCTGCGGGGCTCGGGAAGGGCTCAAGGGCTTTACCCTGGATGGTGTGGggaaggtggagggaggagggtgtCACAGGAAGGCATGCTTGGTCCTGGGTGGAGCTTGGGAAAAGTCCTAGAGACTTGGACAacagagcgtgtgtgtgtgtgtgtgtgtgtgtgtagggagtagggaagggagggagaggcacCCGGGCTGCCTGCAAAGCGCTGTGAGCTCCGGGGCGCATGTGGGCAGGGGAAGCCATGCAGGGTCTTTGAGCAGGTGCGGACATCAGTGCCGTCCTTCCTTCCCCACTCTGACAGGTCTGGAGGTGACGCCAGGCCCCGGGGCCTACAGCCCAGAGAAGGCGCCCCCCATGCGGCATCAGACACCCCCAGCTTTCACCCTGGGCTGTCGCCTCCACCGGAAGCCGCCGGACACCTCGGCCCCTGCCCCCAACGCCTACACCATGCCCCGTCTGTGGGGCTCGCAGATCTTCATCAAGCCCAGCAGCCCCAGCTACACGGCGGCGGGCCGCACACCCCCTGCCCGCCCCCCGCAGGATCCTGCCGAGCTACCCGGCCCGGGCCAGTACGACAGCCCCGACCCCAACGCCTACCGCCGGCGTCTGCCTGCCTTCACCATGCTGGGGCGGCCCCGGGCCCCGCGGCCACCGGAGGACACGCCCGGCCCCGGCACCCACTGCCCCGAGCAGGTCACGGTGAATAGAGCCAGGGCGCCCGCATACTCCATGGGCATCCGCCACTCGCTCCGGGCCCGCACCATGGCCGCCAccgcgcccaccaccatgcccgccaccacgcccgccaccacgcccgcaCGGCCAGCGGGGCTCAGGTTGCCTGGCTGCAGCTGCTAGGCCAGACCCGTTTGGACAAGGTGAACCGGGAGTGGGTGGAGGGGCTGGGAAAGGtgtctcccctcccctttcctgaGCTGTCCCAGGTCCTTCCAGGACACCCCATCCTTCCAGTCCCTGAGGGCTGTGACCCGTGGCCCGGTGCAGGGTGCAGGGTGAGTCTCCTGCCAGTGCCCCAGTTTCTTCCGGTCATGCCAGAcgaaaggccaggccaggcaggaAACACACACCTTCCGGACCTCCCAGCGGCT
This genomic interval from Saimiri boliviensis isolate mSaiBol1 chromosome 14, mSaiBol1.pri, whole genome shotgun sequence contains the following:
- the CIMAP1D gene encoding protein CIMAP1D isoform X1; translation: MGTLSCDYAPRLGRCLTESQIPKTSLRKSCGTAALENGSGPGLYALPSTVGFIKHDCTRVAGPAYSLVRRPSEAAPQDTSPGPIYFLDPKVTRFGRSCTPAYSMQGRGKSRGLEVTPGPGAYSPEKAPPMRHQTPPAFTLGCRLHRKPPDTSAPAPNAYTMPRLWGSQIFIKPSSPSYTAAGRTPPARPPQDPAELPGPGQYDSPDPNAYRRRLPAFTMLGRPRAPRPPEDTPGPGTHCPEQVTVNRARAPAYSMGIRHSLRARTMAATAPTTMPATTPATTPARPAGLRLPGCSC
- the CIMAP1D gene encoding protein CIMAP1D isoform X2; protein product: MQGRGKSRGLEVTPGPGAYSPEKAPPMRHQTPPAFTLGCRLHRKPPDTSAPAPNAYTMPRLWGSQIFIKPSSPSYTAAGRTPPARPPQDPAELPGPGQYDSPDPNAYRRRLPAFTMLGRPRAPRPPEDTPGPGTHCPEQVTVNRARAPAYSMGIRHSLRARTMAATAPTTMPATTPATTPARPAGLRLPGCSC